GCGGATCACCGCGCAGAGGAAGACCAGGAACTGCATGTTGGTGTGCGTGTCATCCTGCGGATCGAGCAGGTTGACGCCGGTGTCCGTCGCGATCGACCAGTTGTTGTGCTTGCCGCTGCCGTTGACGCCGGCGAACGGCTTCTCATGCAGGATCGCCTTGAGGCCGTGACGCTCGGCGACGCGGCGCAGGATCTCCATCGTGACCATCTGGTGGTCGGACGCGATGTGCGACACCTCGAAGAGCGGCGCCAACTCATACTGCCCCGGCGCGACTTCGTTGTGGCGCGTCTTCACCGGCACGCCGACGCGGAACAGCTCCTCCTCGACCTCGGCCATGAACGCCAGCACACGGGCCGGAATCGCGCCGAAGTAGTGGTCCTCGAGCTGCTGCCCCTTCGGCGGCCGCGCCCCGAAGAGCGTGCGCTCGCAGGTCACCAGGTCGGGACGGCGGTAGAAGAGCTCCTTGTCGACCAGGAAGTACTCCTGCTCGGGGCCGAGGGTCGTCAGGACGCGCGAGACGCCGGTGTCGGAGCCGAAGAGGCGGAGGATCCGCATCGCCTGCTTCGAGAGCGCTTCCATCGAGCGGAGCAGCGGGATCTTGGTGTCCAGCGCCTCACCGGTCCACGAGACGAAGCCGGTCGGGATGCAGAGGGTGACCGCCTTGCCGTTCCGGTTCAGGAACGCCGGCGAGGTCGGATCCCACGCCGTGTAGCCGCGGGCCTCGAAGGTCCCGCGGAGGCCGCCCGACGGGAACGACGACGCGTCCGGCTCGGACTGCGTCAGGTCGGCCCCGGAGAAGTTGTAGATCACGCCACCCATGCCGTCGGGCGACACCAGCGAGTCATGCTTCTCGGCGGTGAGGCCGGTCAGCGGCTGGAACCAGTGCGTGAAGTGGGTCGCTCCGCGCTCGACCGCCCAGTCCTTCATCGAGGCGGCGACGATGTCGGCCACCTGCGGGTCGAGCGGCTCGCCCTGATCGATGGTCCGGAGCAACGACTTGTAGACGGCCTTCGGGAGCCGCTTCTGCATCACCGACTTCGAGAAGGTGTCCACCCCGAACAGGGCGTCGACACGGTCGTTGGGCGAGATGTCCGTCACGGGGAATCCTGGCGCGAGAGGGTGAGGCTGGGTGGCACACTCGGCCACCACGAATGGGGCCAAGCTAACCGATGCGCGCCTTGGTGCAAGCATCATTGCACGTCTTACGAAATGTCAAAAAATGAGCATACGAGCGGCATTGCGCGAGGCACGGCCGCTGATCGGAGATTTCGTTGTATGGCTTATTTGTTTTGCGGAGCCGTGACCAACCACCAGCCGATCGTCGCCGCGACCCCCGCCACCGCCGAGAGCCAGAGCGCGGCGGCGGTCCCTTGGGCGTCGACCACCATGCCGAAGAGGAGCGCGGCCGCGAGCGACGTGACGCCGGTCACCGCCTGCGCCTGACCGAAGGCGCTCCCCGCTCCCTTGGGCGCCAGCCGGGCGACGGTGCTCTTCTCGGCGGGCTCGCCGATCCCGGTCACCAGCCCGAAGGCGAGGAAGACCGCCATCATCGCGACCGGCGTCCGCGCCTCCCCCAGCGCCCAGGCGCCGAGCGCGGCGAGCGAGCCGGAGAGGACCACCACGCCGCGTTCGCCGACCCGGTCCACCAGCCACCCCGCCGGATACGCCGAGGCGCTCCGGACCACGTGCAGCCCGGCCCACGCGAGCGGAATCAGCGCCAGCGCGACGCCGTGCTGCTGCAGGTGGAGCAGCAGGAGCGTCTCGGGGAGGCGGCTCACGACCAGCAGAGTGAGCGCGAGGATCGGTGGCCAGAACGCGGCCGTGGCGGCGCGCTCGGCGGACCCGCTCACCGGCGGCGCCAACGGTGCCTCGGCAACGGGCGCCTCCCGGCCACGCAGCGTCCACCAGAGCATCAGGATCGCGAGCACTCCGGGTACCACACTCCAACCGATGACCGCGCGCGGCGTCAGCCCGGCGTACTGCAGCAACGCCCACCCGAGCAACGATCCCACCACCGCGCCGCCATGGTCAAACGCACGATGAAAACCGAAGGCGCGCCCGCGTTGCGCAGCCGGCACCGCCTCGGCCAGCATCGCATCTCGGCCCGGCGACCGCAGCCCCTTGCCGACCCGATCGGTCATCCGGAGGCCGATCACCATGCCGACTGAACTCGCGACCGCGATCAGCGCACGTGCCGCCGCGGCGATGCCGTACCCGCCGAGCACCAGCAACGGCCTGCGCTCGCGACGGTCCGCGAGCTTCCCCGCCGGGAGGCGGAGCAGCGCGGCGGTCAGGTCCGCGAGACCATCGAGGGCGGCGAGGGAGGTGGCCGACCCGCCCAGTGTGGTGACGATGAGGGCGGGAAGGAGCGGGTAGACCATTTCACTCGAGGCGTCGTTGAGCCCCGAGACCAGCGAAAGCCCGCGCACGCGGCGCGGGAGTGGTGCGTCAGTCCTGGCCAAGCGCCCAGCGGGCGAGCCGCACCGGGAGGCCGCCACCCTGCAGCGCGCGCCCGATGAAGGCGACCGGATCGCCGCCCTGTTCGGCGTACCACGACTGCCACGCCTCGTGCGAGAGCGCGGCGGCCAGCGCCTCGAGCGGCTGCGACGAGACCTCCTGCACCACGAGGCGCGCCTCCACCTCGGAGAGCCCGGTCACCTCGCGCACGAACGCGGTGGCGGTTTCGCGATCCATCCGCCGCGCCTGCAACTGGAGATCGACCTCTGCCGCTGCGCTCTCGATCAGCGCGCGGTGGCACATCATCAACTGCTGCTCCTCACTGCCACCGACGATCGTGGTGCGGACCAGCGCCGAGACGGTGCGCCCCCATCCCATCGCGAGGCCAGGCGCGACCAGCACTCGCCGAATGACGCTCGACAGTTCGCCGCGCGCTGCCTCCTGCATCAGCTCGGCATGCGCGCGGATCGCCTCGCCACCAAGCGCATGGCGATCGAAGGCGTCTACTGGATCCTCGGTGCACGGCGCGTCCGTCGCGGGAAGCCCGAGCGTGACCAGCTCGCCACGCACCCGCTCCCAGGTATCGGTCCACTCGGTCGGGAGTTCCTCGAAGTCGATCTCCCCGTTCTCTTGCAACTCGGTGACGAGCGCGAGCGGATCTTCGGAGCCCAGCACCAGGGCGACGGCGTGCAGCGACCGCTCGACGCCGGCACGGCGCAGTTCGAGAATGCGGAGGGTGCCGCGGATGCCCACCGGCTCGTGCGTGAGCATCGCGAGGCGGCGCTCCAGCGCGTCCTCGCCGAGTCCCGGCTCGCCACCACGCGGCGCCTCGACCTCCAGCCAGCGACGATGCTCGGCCAATGCCACCAGCGCGGGCTGGACGGCGATGTCATCGAGGTACTCCGACGCCTCGTCGAGCAAGTCCTCGAGCTGGGCCACGAGTGCCAGCGCGTCGCCGGCGGTCTGATCGGGGATCGGGCGCGTGTCGGCTTGGACGCCACCGAGAAATTCCGGCAACGCCGCGATCCGGCCGCGCAGCGCAGCTTCCGCTTCGGCGTTGAAGCCCTCGTCCATCAGCACGGCGAGCGCGTCGACGGCGTGACGCAGCGGAAGGGTCGGGTCGGCGGCCTCGGCCTGGGTCACCGCCTCGAGGGCAAGGATGTCATCACGAATGGTGTCGAGCAGCGCGGTGCGATCGACCTCGTCGTCGAGCGCCTCCACATCCTCGAGGTCCTCGATGGCGTGTGCGATACTGCGGAGCGCGGCGGCCTGCGCCACCAACCATGGCGCGTCGAAGCGACCGAGGCGCTGCTGGGTCTCGGCGGGGGCACCGTCGGGATGGCGCATCGGATCGAGGTGGCGTGCCAGGTCGAGGTACGACGCGAGCAGGGCGGTCAAGTCAGCCGTCATGCGCCGTGCACCTCGGTATGCGCCCCGAAGCTGCCGGAGCCGGTGAAGCCGATGACCTTGGCCTTCTCGCCCAGCATCACCTGGTCGAGCGTGCTCCGCTCGATGGTGCACCCCGGGCCGACGATGGCATTGGCCAGGGTGGAATCGCGCACCGTCGTGCCGGCCTCGAGCGTCACGTTGGGCCCGATGGTGCAGCGCTCCAGCGTGCAGCCGGGCTCGATCAGCACCGGCTCGACGATCCGCACGTCGGCGCCGACCGGGCCGTGCTTCGCCGCGCCCTGCGCGAGGAGGATGCCGTTGGTCTCGATGGTGGTCTCGAGCTGGCCGCAGTCGTACCAACCGCCGACTTCGGCGGTGCGGATCTTCTTGCCGTGCTCGATCATGTGCTGGAACGCGTCGGTCAGGTAGTACTCGCCCTTGTTCGCCGGTGCGGCAAGGACTGCGTCGATCCCGGCCCAGAGCGCCTCGACATCGCGAATGAAGTAGAGGCCGATGTTGGCGAGCTTCGAGATCGGCTCGCTCGGCTTCTCGACGATCTTCGTCATGTAGCCGTCGGCATCGGTCACCACCACGCCGAAGCGCTGGTAGTCCTCGACTTCCTTGGCCCAGATGATCCCGTCGGCGTCCACCGTCTCCGCCAGCGAGAGGTCAGCCTCGAAGACGGTGTCGACGAAGATGATCATCACCGGGCCGTGGATGAACGGCCGCGCGAGGTTGATCGCCCCGGCCGTGCCGTCCTGGACCTTCTGCTCGATGAAGCGCGAGGGGATGGCATAGCTGCTCCGCGCGTGCGCCTCGACCTGGTCCTTGAGGTGCCCCGTGATGAAGATGAGCTCCTCGACGTCGAGGCCGACGAGCTTGTCCATCACCCAGTCCATGACCGGGCGGCCGGCGACCTTCAGCATCGGCTTCGGAATGAGGTGCGTGTGCGGCCGGAGCCGAGTGCCCTTCCCTGCGGTCGGAATGATCACCTGCATCGCGTCAGCCTCGTCCGTAGCGGTCGTTGATGCGTACCAGGTCGTCGAGCTCCGGCGTGGAGGCCTCGAGCACGTCGCTGTCGACGACGGCTTCGATCTGGTGAATGGTGAGCGCGGGGATGTGCACCGAGTCGCCGGCGCGGAACGGCCGCTCGACCGGCTCCGCCCCCTCGTGCGGCCAGGTCCGGAGAATCAGCTCCCCGGAGAAGACGTGCATCGTCTCGTCCTTCTTGTGATGGTACTGGCAGGAGAGAATGTGCCCCGCCTTCACGTGGAGCACCTTGCCCACGTACCGGTCGGTGTGCGCCCAGATGAGCTCGTGGCCCCATGGTTTCTCGACCCGCCGCGGCACTTCGGCCATCACGACCCCTGCATGTGGAAGGTGAACGACGATGGGACGGTGATGCAGTCGCGGACGCAGACGCCGCAGGCGACGCAGCCCTCGACCTTGAGCACGGGGCGGCCGTCCTCGTCGAGCGAGAGCGCCCGTTCCCCGACAGGGCAACTGCGGACGCAGACCCCGCATTCCTTTCCTTCAAACGTAATGCAGCGATCGGGATGAAACTCAATCCAGCCGAGCCGTTGGCCCTCCCACCCGTTCGGCGGAACCGTCAGCGCATCGGTCGGGCAGGCGACCGCGCACGGCATGTCGGGGCAGGCGATGCAGGGGATCCGCGCCGGCTCGAGATAGGGCGTGGCCGCGGCGAGTCCGCCGCTGGACGGCACATGCAGGATCGACCCGGCCGGGCACGCGGCAGCGCAGGCGCCGCATCGGGTGCACGCCGTGAGGAAGCCGACCTCGCCGAGGGCACCGGGCGGCCGGACATAGCGCTTCTGGACGATCCGCTCTTCCGTGGCCTTGGCCACTTGCTCCATGGCGTTGCCGAGGGCGCGCCGGAAGAAGGAGCGACGGTCGCCGCCAAAGTCGGTCATCGGATCACCGGGGCGATGCCGATGAGCCAGCGCTTCGCGGAGACGCGGTCCATCGGCTCGGACGCGGCCCAGGGCGAGTCGTTGACGTAGAACGGCAATTCGAGCCGGCTGGTGAACTCCATCCCGAAGAGTCGGTGCGTGAGCCGCAGCCCGGCGCCGGCATCGACCAACATGCGGCGCACCGGAAGCAGCAGCGCCAGCGAGGTCCCATCGCCCCCGGGGCCGCGCTCGCCGCCGAGACGCGCGGCATCGCCGAAGGCGACGAGCGCGACGCGCGAAAGGAGCGGCGTCCTCGGCTGCGCGATGGTGGCCACCACTTCGACATTGACCGAGGTGAGGTGGTTGGTCGAGAGTGATGGCGCAAAGCCGCGGAGGTTGCCGCCGCCCGCCTCGTGCCAGTGTCCCGCCATCTCGCCGCGCACCAGCGGCGCACCGTCGGCGCGGAGGAACGGGTTCGCGAGCTGCTCATACGGGTCGGCGCCGGCGACGAACAACCGTCGTTGCGGCAGGAGCGGATCGGCGCTGAACAACGACGCATGGGCGCCGCGCATCGCCAGCTCGACGCGACTCGACAGCGTGCGACGCGCAATCGCCTCGAGCGCGAGCTTGCCCCACGGCTGGAGGTCGTAGCGCGTGCGCGTGGTGAT
The DNA window shown above is from Gemmatimonadota bacterium and carries:
- a CDS encoding glutamine synthetase III, with product MLAPRRASVSLAPFVVAECATQPHPLAPGFPVTDISPNDRVDALFGVDTFSKSVMQKRLPKAVYKSLLRTIDQGEPLDPQVADIVAASMKDWAVERGATHFTHWFQPLTGLTAEKHDSLVSPDGMGGVIYNFSGADLTQSEPDASSFPSGGLRGTFEARGYTAWDPTSPAFLNRNGKAVTLCIPTGFVSWTGEALDTKIPLLRSMEALSKQAMRILRLFGSDTGVSRVLTTLGPEQEYFLVDKELFYRRPDLVTCERTLFGARPPKGQQLEDHYFGAIPARVLAFMAEVEEELFRVGVPVKTRHNEVAPGQYELAPLFEVSHIASDHQMVTMEILRRVAERHGLKAILHEKPFAGVNGSGKHNNWSIATDTGVNLLDPQDDTHTNMQFLVFLCAVIRGVDIHADLLRASIAAAGNDHRLGANEAPPAIISIFLGEMLSDILAQVEQGLPKRTIKGGTIDLGAKSLPQIPRHSGDRNRTSPFAFTGNKFEFRAVGSTASVAWPTMVFNAIAAESLDFMATELEKAAGNNPTPAKLQTAVLGVLKKVLKEHKRIVFDGDGYSQDWHKEAEKRGLPHLRDSVEAFPVLKAKKTVDLFKKYGVLNKAEVDSRYHISVEKWVKQLTIEAEMMVSIARTQILPAALKHQTLIAEAATATEAAGVDCEDTVEALEQFTGLVSELRTSLAALDAAVAHEDADPMKHAQQIKVKVRPAMADLRTAVDTLETHVDAGLWPMPTYRELLFLK
- a CDS encoding MFS transporter, producing the protein MRGLSLVSGLNDASSEMVYPLLPALIVTTLGGSATSLAALDGLADLTAALLRLPAGKLADRRERRPLLVLGGYGIAAAARALIAVASSVGMVIGLRMTDRVGKGLRSPGRDAMLAEAVPAAQRGRAFGFHRAFDHGGAVVGSLLGWALLQYAGLTPRAVIGWSVVPGVLAILMLWWTLRGREAPVAEAPLAPPVSGSAERAATAAFWPPILALTLLVVSRLPETLLLLHLQQHGVALALIPLAWAGLHVVRSASAYPAGWLVDRVGERGVVVLSGSLAALGAWALGEARTPVAMMAVFLAFGLVTGIGEPAEKSTVARLAPKGAGSAFGQAQAVTGVTSLAAALLFGMVVDAQGTAAALWLSAVAGVAATIGWWLVTAPQNK
- a CDS encoding NTP transferase domain-containing protein produces the protein MQVIIPTAGKGTRLRPHTHLIPKPMLKVAGRPVMDWVMDKLVGLDVEELIFITGHLKDQVEAHARSSYAIPSRFIEQKVQDGTAGAINLARPFIHGPVMIIFVDTVFEADLSLAETVDADGIIWAKEVEDYQRFGVVVTDADGYMTKIVEKPSEPISKLANIGLYFIRDVEALWAGIDAVLAAPANKGEYYLTDAFQHMIEHGKKIRTAEVGGWYDCGQLETTIETNGILLAQGAAKHGPVGADVRIVEPVLIEPGCTLERCTIGPNVTLEAGTTVRDSTLANAIVGPGCTIERSTLDQVMLGEKAKVIGFTGSGSFGAHTEVHGA
- a CDS encoding cupin; the protein is MAEVPRRVEKPWGHELIWAHTDRYVGKVLHVKAGHILSCQYHHKKDETMHVFSGELILRTWPHEGAEPVERPFRAGDSVHIPALTIHQIEAVVDSDVLEASTPELDDLVRINDRYGRG
- a CDS encoding 4Fe-4S dicluster domain-containing protein, which produces MAKATEERIVQKRYVRPPGALGEVGFLTACTRCGACAAACPAGSILHVPSSGGLAAATPYLEPARIPCIACPDMPCAVACPTDALTVPPNGWEGQRLGWIEFHPDRCITFEGKECGVCVRSCPVGERALSLDEDGRPVLKVEGCVACGVCVRDCITVPSSFTFHMQGS